DNA sequence from the Hippoglossus stenolepis isolate QCI-W04-F060 chromosome 17, HSTE1.2, whole genome shotgun sequence genome:
aggaaaaacaactcagttttaacacatttaaaagaagtctgttttactgtgtgtgacaCCACAAACGCCattattttctctatttctaAAGTTCATATAGACGTCTCATTGGAATTGCGTCTGTAACATTTGCTTCCTCCACTTTGCTGGCTGGTCCATTGATAAAGTCCGATTCCATCACACTCCCATTCCTCTAGCAGCCGAGCCAGGGATCCTCTCTGTTTGTCCTGGAGATGAAGTTAATTTTCCTCGCCATTTCCGAGTGGTAGATTCGCTTGCAGTTCTCAAagttcttcctctgcctctctcggCAGGGCTTCTCGAAGTAACGCTTGCGCTTGACGTCTTCGATAATCCCTTCCTGACTGAGGACCCTGGAATATgtagagagagaaatgtgtgaatAGCTTTGGACTTCTGTTGCATTTAAGAAACTAAACTCAACTGGAAGTAGCAGCACAAGTGACCCCAACAGACAAATTCCTCCACATTTCTGGATTCTTCGACATTTCTGGTCAGGGAGATCACAGACAATTTACTGCTTTAATTCACAGATTCATAATGGAGCACTCAAAGTCAATTCATAAACTTTTAACTTTAAGACTTCAAACACCCAGTCACACATTTAGATCCTTTCACACTTTGATGATCAGGTTTATAAAGTACTTTTTTTACTTGAGATTTACAAACTTAACAAACACATTATAACCAAATCATAGAAACAACTGAGAGATCACATTCACCTAATAATGCTTTGCAGTCCTATTTATCTCTTagtttaattttacattatCATTACTGCACTGGCACATTTAACAGTCTGGTTTTAGGTTTGAATCCTTTATGAGTTATTTCCTTTTACTGTCTTttcattataaatgtttttagGGCAGGGGCAATCAGAATAAagtacatttgatttgatttgattgtaaCTGGTGGCGTTTgaatacaaaaaacacatgatacAGTACCTGCACTAGATTTATTGTTAGATTTTGCTATAATAATCATGGACTAGGTGAAATAAGTATTTGATAGAATCCTTGTTCTGGATAGAAAATCGTTTTTCTTATTCTAGAGTGTCAAGAGTCAAGCAAAACAAAGCATCAGACTAAGCAttgataataaaacaatgtttactTATGCAGACACAGAGCTGATCACATTACACTAGATGATAgatgacatttatatttaatcacTTTATCCTGTTTGGGTTTCTAGGCACAGATGGACGCTGTTGGACTAAAATGATGATTTACAGATTTCAAACTGTGATCAGATGTTCCAACATTGTAAAGAttgttgtgcagctgcagacgttcacacatttttattccagactttgttattatttcatcaATTTTGGGTTTTTAATCACAAACTCCACTGCGCAGCCGCAGCTTTGTGACATTGAGCGGAAGGCTAACGCTAAcgcagctaacgttagctcgtCTTTTCTCcaacacaataataaatcatAGTCCAACATATTATCTCCAACACGAGACTGTTACTTGTTCAGATTCTTGTAAGCCGCGTCCACGTTCCCGTCCTGAACCATCACTGTCCGCGCGATGAAGCGAAGGTGTCTCGCCATGATGACACCGGTGCTTGCTTTTAAAAACGACCGTCTGGAAACACCAAACTATAAAAGGTTCCGGAGGCAAGAAGCCCTGGTGCACAACTCAACGCTAGGTGGCGCTTCACTCAAGCTTTCTGGTAAATGACCTGTGTTCGGTCCTGGGCTTGGATTTGtacacagatacattttttgtattttatacctttatattacaattatttgagtattttattcattcatttaatgtccatattttatttaatcatatgCTGTATAACAAGGAAACATTATGACCTTATTCTTTCTGTCAATTAGAAGAGATTTAATATGAATTAAGTTGAAAACATACACAAGTATCCAGCATCATAGTATTACATGCAAAATCATTTATACGTAAAAACTCAGAACTGcagaaatctgtttgtttttattcttccctAAACTCTCAGTTATTGATTGTTGTGTATGCATGTGAGGGAATTACAATTATAACCAAACTGTCTTTTGTACACACTCAAACCTCACAAATTGTATCCATGGCAACccaaatgagtaaatgtaagggaagataataataattacatgtttttattcatcatttaacttaatattaaaggttcagtgtgtggaatttagtgacatctagtggtgaagtgtcatatTCATCCCAGACTGACTCCATAATGCTGAGATCAGGACTCATGTGATGGCCTCTGTTGCCCTTGTTGCTGAAGATGGTTCTTTATGACTCTGGTCTTATGTTCGGGTCGCTATCTCGCCTCAGAATGAATTGAGTCCAACCACACACATTCCTGCTGGTGATGGATAAGAATCTAAAACTTTTGCACAGTCTTGTATATGAGTGAGTAAGTGAGAAATCTCTCAGCACAGAGGACCATGCAGCAACTGTCTTCATAAAGGGAATCACAGATTTATTAAACTACATccgttgtcatggcaacaggcCTAGCAGTGTCTAGTGTTAACCTTTCATCGCTGccattctcttcttcttcttcttcttctcctccccgaGCTTCTGTTGTCCTCTGTTATTCTGAGGTCAGTCAGCGGTGAACGCTGGATGGTGTGTCAGTACCCTGCATTCAAAGGTGCTTCTATATGTCCTTCCCTCTGTATTAATGAATCCACAAGGTTTATTCCCATGTTGCTGTAGCTCAGCATAGGGCACTGAATCTGTGTGGTGCCACACAGAGGAATGCTGAGACGACCTGCACAGATAACATCATGATGCATGAATGCAATGCATCATGTTTCCAGAGGCATCCTCTCTGATCAAGACCTGATGAAATGTTCCTGGCAGCgagtgaacgtgtgtgtgagaaagagggaagagaaagagtgTAACACAGAAAAAGTTAAGTTGCATCAAGACGTTTTATTCCAGCTATGATCAAATACATCGTCCTTACAAATCTTCAATGTATTAATTTActcaaactttttttatttatactactgttttatttatctttactACTTTTATCAACTAAAGTTATAACATTGTATTTAGGCAAAAATTTGAGGTTATGctttaataaaaatgcaaataaagaataattgacatttttaaattcacatttttttgttgctaaGAATCTTTCATCCACTTTTTGACGATTTTCCTAGCTTTACTCTTTTGTTGGTGATTTGATGCAGTAACAATGTCGGGTTTCTCTAACATGTTGTAAGATGtttatgtaaagtgccttgagataaggTTTGCTGTGATCTGGTGccttacaaataaaactgaattgaaattaaaaaaaatttcaaaatattCCTGTATTTCTCAGAACAGTGATTCCGAGTTCCTGACTAAAGAGGTAAACAGtgtcatgtgtctgtttgtttccaaacatcccAACTAATGTAACCCACCACTGTCCAGTCCAGATAAAGACTGAATGAGATGGCAACATGAGTCGGTGTCAGGTAAATGAAATCTGATACCGGATGGTTCCATCTGACTGTGATGGTTGAATGAGACAATGTGCCCCGTCTCCTAAATCTTAAATTGTAAAGTGAAAAATGCTGATGGCACTTTCCTGGATGGATGCCTCCAGCTGGATGTCTTATCTTCTGCTCTTTCATTACCAGTTCTCCCCCCCCTCTGGAACTTAACACGTTAACCCTGATATCTGATTTCACATTCCAGCATCTTAGAAATCACAAGGTTTTAAGTTGCATttttaattacaaacaaaaaaaatccacactTTAATTGCCAAGTTGTTGACTCACTTTAGTTCTGTTCACTTCACTTCTTGTCAGATACCTGAGAATGGAACGGCACCAGCCTACAACACTCTTCACACTTTTCCTTATTGTACCACATCAAAAGAATTTACTGGAAGTGCGTTTTCCAGCTCGTATCCAAATCTTTCACCATGCTGACAGGGGTGGAGGGTaggtacactcacacactcagaatGAGGGGGGGAAAGTCCCTCCCTGCCACCGTCATCTGCATTGGCTGGATCAGCATCAGATGCAGGCGAGCTGTCAGCCAATGAACGCAGGAGAGGCAGGAGATGCAgccagaggagaggggagagttTGCAGACTGGGTAACGGAGAGTGGGGACAGACATCTTCTGGAGAGTGTGCAGCCACAGTCGACTTCTTAATCtgcaaaaaaaatttaaaataataataacttctGCAACCACTTCTGCATCAAGATGGAGGATAAAGTCACCGATTTCtctggaaaatggaaaatgaagtCATCGCAGAATTTTGAGGATCTTTTGAGAGCTCTGGGTGAGTACGAGTACGAGGAACATCTCCAGTGAAGCTTTTTTTCTGCTCTAAAAACTTTCCCACTAAATTgcatcctgtttttttaaataatctttgTAACAAAAAGGTTTTCTTTACTTGTGTTGCCTTAACCTTATTCAAAGGTTGATGCCCCTTTGGAGCCAAGCTGCACATTGTTATCTAGTTTATCATCAACCACCGAGGCCCATTGttaaaatgcaaaagaaatacagaaaggaAAGAGATGCGTCTTCCTTTACAAAGACCTGTCAATCATTTTGTGGCATTGTCAGCGGGAAATCCACTTTGGCTTCCAGGTCAACTGGTAAAAACCAAAGTGGTCTGAAGTGAAGTCTGTGGTTGAATTGATTCGCCCCTGCCGGGCTCACCCATGTTCCAGCTGCGGAAAAGGACTTGTTCAGGTACATGAGGCCGAGTGGAAGAAGTCCTCTGTGGGGAGAACAGGAGAGGAAGGTCAGACGAGGGCCAGCCAGTGGCATCCATTAAAAATCTGAAGACAAATAGCCTGTGGAGGAATGTTAGATTAGACTCATCTGAAGCAGGGTCCTCCTCATGCGGTTGTAATTAGAGCCAGTGTAAACGGAACTAAGCCTCGACATGGGCCCCAGCAGCCAGCCGGCTCTGAGATTGACTTTCCTTCTCTACCCTGGGCCTCTCCGACCCAGTctggaactgtgtg
Encoded proteins:
- the mrps21 gene encoding 28S ribosomal protein S21, mitochondrial yields the protein MARHLRFIARTVMVQDGNVDAAYKNLNKVLSQEGIIEDVKRKRYFEKPCRERQRKNFENCKRIYHSEMARKINFISRTNREDPWLGC